From Serinicoccus profundi, the proteins below share one genomic window:
- a CDS encoding YdeI/OmpD-associated family protein, giving the protein MGWRAGGSQERPAIFFDGPEDFRAWLEEHHESADELWMGLFKKHVPDRGLTWAEAVPQALCFGWIDSVSQRIDDDARRQRWTPRRLRSIWSAVNVAHVQRLTAEGLMRPAGIAAFEARTPERTAVYSFERPDIELEPHQESALRADPAAWAFWSAATPGYRRIVTSWLSTAKREDTRASRLVTLVEASAAGLQIPSQRFGDTPAWQGRAAAAAQAASAAQAAPAAQAAPAAQAPTGRDDRDEAGEGDAKATTEGDMKTTTEGDAKTTTEGDARMATAGVDADAEGRP; this is encoded by the coding sequence ATGGGGTGGCGTGCGGGCGGGAGCCAGGAGCGGCCGGCGATCTTCTTCGACGGGCCGGAGGACTTCCGCGCCTGGCTGGAGGAGCACCACGAGAGCGCCGACGAGCTGTGGATGGGGTTGTTCAAGAAGCACGTGCCCGACCGCGGGCTGACCTGGGCGGAGGCCGTCCCGCAGGCGCTGTGCTTCGGCTGGATCGACTCGGTGAGCCAGCGGATCGACGACGACGCGCGTCGCCAGCGATGGACCCCACGCCGGTTGCGCAGCATCTGGAGCGCGGTCAACGTCGCGCACGTGCAGCGGCTCACCGCCGAGGGGCTGATGCGGCCGGCCGGGATCGCGGCGTTCGAGGCGCGCACCCCCGAGCGGACGGCCGTCTACTCCTTCGAGCGGCCCGACATCGAGCTGGAGCCGCACCAGGAGTCGGCGCTGCGGGCCGACCCGGCCGCGTGGGCGTTCTGGTCCGCGGCGACCCCCGGCTACCGGCGGATCGTCACGTCGTGGCTGAGCACCGCCAAGCGGGAGGACACCCGCGCCTCCCGGCTGGTCACCCTGGTGGAGGCCAGCGCCGCGGGGCTGCAGATCCCCTCCCAGCGCTTCGGTGACACCCCCGCCTGGCAGGGGCGTGCCGCGGCGGCAGCGCAGGCGGCGTCAGCCGCGCAGGCGGCGCCAGCCGCGCAGGCGGCGCCAGCCGCGCAGGCGCCGACCGGGCGTGACGACCGCGATGAGGCCGGTGAGGGTGACGCGAAGGCGACCACCGAGGGCGACATGAAGACGACCACCGAGGGCGACGCGAAGACGACCACCGAGGGCGACGCGAGGATGGCGACCGCGGGTGTCGACGCAGACGCGGAGGGGCGCCCGTGA
- a CDS encoding pyridoxamine 5'-phosphate oxidase family protein — protein sequence MEHTSPPRSERPALPEGYGLPESTDGLLAWEQVEPRLRDSQHYWLSSVRPDGRPHAVPRWGVWLDGRFWYDGAPTTRHTRNVEDNPAVTLTLESGTEVVIVEGESHATRADPDYLGPRLSAAFGKYAESGYTPGPDSWAGEDGGGLRVITPHRVLAWFAFPTDCTRFTFTGG from the coding sequence ATGGAGCACACGTCGCCACCGCGCAGCGAGCGGCCGGCCCTGCCCGAGGGCTATGGCCTGCCCGAGTCGACCGACGGGCTGCTGGCCTGGGAGCAGGTGGAGCCCCGGCTGCGGGACTCCCAGCACTACTGGCTCTCCAGCGTGCGCCCGGACGGCCGCCCGCACGCGGTGCCGCGCTGGGGCGTCTGGCTGGACGGCCGGTTCTGGTACGACGGGGCGCCGACGACACGGCATACCCGCAACGTCGAGGACAACCCGGCGGTCACGCTGACCCTGGAGAGCGGCACCGAGGTGGTCATCGTCGAGGGCGAGTCGCACGCCACCCGCGCCGATCCCGACTACCTGGGCCCGCGCCTCTCCGCGGCGTTCGGCAAGTATGCCGAGTCCGGCTACACCCCCGGCCCCGACTCTTGGGCCGGGGAGGACGGCGGCGGGCTGCGGGTCATCACCCCGCACCGCGTGCTCGCGTGGTTCGCCTTCCCCACCGACTGCACGCGCTTCACCTTCACCGGCGGCTGA
- a CDS encoding VOC family protein produces MGDLTITPKLAVRGADAAIDFYGAVLDARLRTRYAMGPAVVFAELALRHGGRLQLKEADDTDPAPPEGGGGVILDLLTDDPDALMARALEHGAEEIFPVADQPYGSRQGRFRDPFGHQWIMGTPVAMTDDEVQAALDAWTRHT; encoded by the coding sequence ATGGGCGATCTCACCATCACACCCAAGCTCGCGGTGCGGGGCGCCGACGCGGCGATCGACTTCTACGGCGCGGTGCTCGACGCCCGGCTGCGCACGAGGTATGCCATGGGCCCGGCCGTCGTCTTCGCCGAGCTCGCGCTGCGGCACGGAGGCCGGCTGCAGCTCAAGGAGGCCGACGACACCGACCCGGCCCCGCCGGAGGGCGGCGGGGGCGTCATCCTCGACCTGCTGACCGACGACCCGGACGCGCTCATGGCGCGGGCGCTGGAGCACGGCGCCGAGGAGATCTTCCCGGTCGCGGACCAGCCCTACGGCTCCCGCCAGGGCCGCTTCCGTGACCCCTTCGGTCACCAGTGGATCATGGGCACGCCGGTCGCGATGACCGACGACGAGGTCCAGGCGGCCCTCGACGCCTGGACCCGGCACACCTGA